One Alligator mississippiensis isolate rAllMis1 chromosome 16, rAllMis1, whole genome shotgun sequence genomic region harbors:
- the SPA17 gene encoding sperm surface protein Sp17, with translation MAVPFSNTHLRLPRGFASLLEGLAREVLREQPEEIPAFAAKYFEDLLKKREKTMFDPAEWGAKLEDRFYNNQAFQTTESLKDELKELSGENALVMESELDEQDLCETGIKEAEDKAAIKIQKTYRGYRARKEVKRLKEEGQ, from the exons ATGGCGGTCCCGTTCTCCAACACCCACCTCCGCCTGCCGCGGGGCTTCGCAAgcctgctggaggggctggccagAGAAGTCCTGAGGGAGCAGCCTGAAGAGATCCCAGCCTTTGCAGCCAAGTATTTTGAAGATCTgctgaaaaaaagagaaa AAACCATGTTTGACCCAGCAGAATGGGGAGCTAAATTAGAGGACAGGTTCTACAATAACCAAGCTTTTCAG aCGACTGAATCTTTGAAAGATGAGTTGAAGGAGTTGTCAGGGGAGAACGCTCTGGTTATGGAATCT GAGCTTGATGAACAAGACCTCTGTGAAACAGGCATCAAGGAAGCAGAAGATAAAGCTGCTATAAAAATCCAGAAAACCTACAGAGGATACAGAGCCAGAAAAGAAGTGAAGAGACTGAAAGAAGAAGGTCAGTGA